One Brachyspira suanatina DNA segment encodes these proteins:
- a CDS encoding ABC transporter ATP-binding protein, giving the protein MMNNIILKLENVKKYFYPRTNIVESLIKKSNEIKAVDDISIEVKRGEILAIIGESGSGKTTIGKLVMKLINPTSGNIIFENENINNFNKEETAKYRRNVQMIFQDPYASMNPRFKIKDVLKEPLYIHNIEGDEKIYDEMVIKALKDVKINPPEEFMERYPHMLSGGQRQRIATARALILNPKLVVADEPVSMIDLSTRAEILYMMKELQTEKNLSYIYITHDLSTARYFADRIAVMYLGNIVEIGDADEIIDNPKHPYTKALIAAVPDASSGRVNIIKELPIKGEIPNASDIPSGCRFHTRCIYAKEECQNNIPNSKKISENHSVSCLFAE; this is encoded by the coding sequence ATTATGAATAATATAATATTAAAACTTGAAAATGTAAAAAAATATTTTTATCCTCGTACTAATATAGTGGAAAGCTTGATTAAAAAATCAAATGAAATAAAAGCAGTCGATGATATAAGTATAGAAGTAAAAAGAGGAGAAATACTTGCCATAATAGGAGAATCCGGAAGCGGAAAAACTACTATAGGTAAACTTGTAATGAAATTGATAAACCCTACTTCAGGAAATATTATATTTGAAAATGAAAATATTAATAACTTTAATAAAGAAGAAACCGCTAAATATAGAAGAAATGTTCAGATGATATTCCAGGATCCTTATGCCTCTATGAATCCAAGATTTAAAATAAAGGATGTGTTAAAAGAACCTTTATATATTCATAATATTGAGGGAGATGAAAAGATTTATGATGAAATGGTTATAAAGGCATTGAAAGATGTAAAGATAAATCCTCCGGAAGAGTTTATGGAAAGATACCCTCATATGCTTTCAGGCGGACAGCGTCAGAGAATTGCAACTGCTAGAGCTTTGATACTTAATCCTAAATTGGTTGTTGCTGATGAGCCTGTTTCTATGATAGATTTATCTACAAGAGCTGAAATACTTTATATGATGAAAGAACTTCAAACAGAAAAGAATTTAAGCTATATATACATTACTCATGATTTATCAACAGCAAGATATTTTGCAGATAGAATAGCAGTTATGTATTTAGGTAATATTGTAGAAATTGGAGATGCTGATGAAATAATAGATAATCCTAAACATCCTTATACAAAGGCTTTAATTGCTGCAGTACCAGATGCATCATCAGGAAGAGTTAACATAATAAAAGAACTTCCAATCAAAGGAGAAATTCCTAATGCATCAGATATTCCTTCAGGATGCAGATTCCATACAAGATGCATATATGCAAAAGAAGAATGCCAAAACAATATTCCAAATTCTAAAAAGATTTCAGAAAATCATTCTGTTTCATGCCTATTTGCCGAGTAA
- a CDS encoding L,D-transpeptidase family protein — MKKIIIAIIVLNMINSFLFAGDFLDDQKRYNRVRTAIKEKDNIVKNTLKNNNIKLEELNILITVYKQEDILEIYAKNKSDSTYKKIASYNIAAKSGILGPKRMEGDLQVPEGFYYIDRFNPASSYYLSLGINYPNESDKKKSNASRLGGDIFIHGANVTIGCMPMTDDKIKEIYLYAVYAKDNGQNRIPVYIFPFQMTDKNFDYYKKYYDESLIDFWSNIKKGYDIFQNYKKELKIKVDSKGNYVF, encoded by the coding sequence ATGAAAAAAATTATTATAGCTATTATTGTTTTAAATATGATTAATTCTTTTTTATTCGCTGGAGATTTTCTTGATGATCAGAAAAGATACAATAGGGTAAGAACAGCCATAAAAGAAAAAGACAATATTGTAAAAAATACATTAAAAAATAATAATATAAAATTAGAAGAATTAAATATATTAATAACAGTATACAAACAAGAAGATATACTTGAAATATACGCAAAAAATAAATCAGATAGTACATACAAGAAAATAGCTTCATATAACATAGCAGCAAAATCAGGAATATTGGGTCCTAAAAGAATGGAAGGAGATTTACAGGTTCCTGAAGGTTTTTATTATATAGACAGATTCAATCCTGCAAGCAGTTATTATCTTTCATTAGGCATTAATTATCCCAATGAATCCGACAAAAAGAAAAGTAATGCTTCAAGATTAGGCGGAGATATATTTATTCATGGTGCTAATGTTACTATAGGATGCATGCCTATGACTGATGATAAAATAAAAGAAATATATTTATATGCTGTATATGCTAAAGATAATGGTCAAAATAGAATACCTGTTTATATATTTCCTTTTCAAATGACAGACAAGAATTTTGATTATTATAAAAAATATTATGATGAATCTTTAATAGATTTTTGGTCAAATATAAAAAAAGGATATGATATATTTCAAAATTATAAAAAAGAATTAAAGATTAAAGTGGATTCTAAAGGAAACTATGTGTTTTAA
- a CDS encoding ABC transporter ATP-binding protein yields MENILEVENLKMYYHTSKGLVKAINDISFKIKKGETLGIVGESGCGKTSLGTSLLRMPSIPGKYEGGRIILDNEDIIPLKEEHVRKNIRWTKISMVFQGAMNSLTPVYTIEKQMIETINRHIDMSKSEASKLIEEYLGYVGLHADVAKRYPHELSGGMKQRVVIATALFLKPKLIILDEPTTALDVIVQAQIINLLKKLKKDFDLSFIFITHDLALEAEISDKVCVMYGGKIAELASNEDIYKNAKHPYTKRLLAATPRLNKAVSKLEFIEGTPPDLLNPPKGCMFYDRCKERIDKCKNKEPILKDIGNGHLCACHLINN; encoded by the coding sequence ATGGAAAATATACTAGAAGTAGAAAATTTAAAAATGTACTATCATACCTCAAAAGGTTTAGTAAAGGCTATTAATGATATCAGTTTTAAAATAAAGAAAGGTGAAACTTTAGGCATTGTAGGTGAATCAGGATGCGGAAAAACTAGTCTTGGTACGTCTCTTTTAAGGATGCCTTCTATACCAGGAAAATATGAAGGAGGAAGAATAATACTTGATAATGAAGATATTATTCCGCTTAAAGAAGAGCATGTAAGAAAAAATATAAGATGGACTAAAATATCTATGGTGTTTCAGGGAGCTATGAATTCCCTCACTCCTGTATACACTATAGAAAAACAAATGATAGAAACTATAAACAGACATATTGATATGAGCAAATCAGAGGCTAGTAAACTTATAGAAGAATATTTAGGATATGTAGGACTTCATGCTGATGTTGCAAAGAGATATCCGCATGAACTTTCAGGCGGTATGAAGCAAAGAGTTGTTATAGCTACTGCCCTATTTTTGAAACCTAAACTAATTATACTTGATGAGCCTACTACTGCATTAGATGTTATAGTACAGGCACAGATTATAAACTTATTAAAAAAATTAAAAAAAGATTTTGATTTGTCATTTATTTTTATAACGCATGATTTGGCATTAGAGGCTGAAATTTCAGATAAAGTATGCGTTATGTACGGAGGAAAGATTGCAGAGCTTGCAAGCAATGAAGATATATATAAAAATGCTAAACATCCGTATACAAAAAGACTTTTAGCTGCTACTCCTAGATTAAATAAAGCTGTAAGTAAATTGGAGTTCATAGAAGGTACTCCTCCTGATTTACTTAATCCACCTAAAGGCTGTATGTTTTATGATAGATGCAAAGAAAGAATAGATAAATGCAAAAATAAAGAGCCTATATTAAAAGATATAGGAAACGGACATTTATGTGCATGCCATTTGATTAATAACTAA
- a CDS encoding DNA adenine methylase, protein MITNTEANIKDKYLKENLIAYIGNKRRLLSFIENTISGILEEDSNIKTALDLFAGSGSVSRLLKTLDLEVYSNDWEYYSYILNYAHLCINEEDLNNMFVHTGGAENTINMINNIKYIDDDDRYISKYYAPSNDENPDLINERLFYTHYNAERIDIIRHNIEMLYKNKVINEKEYYYLIASIIYESATHTNTSGVFKAFHAGFGGRNKDALHRIMAPISLKSIPLYNGQKCHVSMNDANEFVVKNKDKHFDLVYLDPPYNQHQYGSNYHLLNTIALWDKPAINKNIYINGKKTDKGGIRKDWVKTKSMYCYKKTAKDTLINLLDNIDSKHIVMSYSTDGIIEYDDLISILESRGKLDIVTSEYTKYRGAKRSIVNKTKNIEYLFVVDTSKTSYSSVNKKLRYIDNIRLKMDNPLDCSKDNLIFDYDKDDIIVLNLKYSVHIINKDEICDKLKYKSLEYIKMFSIFLDKYTRDNNIDALKIYFYHINAAILANDIRLIKYFGEYILQIYSRLCSRKSNEYLIDITNSILDILSYSNDEISIISKIKQRIIYNIKHSNISEINKNKLLIRLEK, encoded by the coding sequence ATGATAACTAATACTGAAGCGAATATTAAAGATAAATATCTAAAAGAAAATTTAATAGCATATATTGGAAATAAAAGAAGACTGCTTTCTTTTATAGAAAATACCATTTCTGGAATTTTGGAAGAAGACAGCAATATAAAAACAGCATTAGATCTGTTTGCAGGAAGCGGCAGTGTTTCAAGACTTTTGAAAACTTTGGACTTAGAAGTTTATTCTAATGATTGGGAATATTATTCTTATATTTTAAACTATGCTCATTTATGTATTAATGAAGAAGATTTAAATAATATGTTTGTTCATACAGGCGGAGCAGAGAATACAATAAATATGATTAACAATATTAAGTATATAGATGATGATGACAGATATATATCAAAATATTATGCTCCTTCAAATGATGAAAATCCTGATCTAATAAATGAAAGGCTTTTTTATACTCATTACAATGCTGAGAGAATTGATATTATAAGACATAATATAGAAATGCTTTATAAAAATAAAGTGATAAATGAAAAAGAATATTATTATTTGATAGCTTCTATTATATATGAATCTGCTACGCATACAAATACTTCCGGAGTTTTTAAGGCATTTCATGCAGGTTTCGGAGGAAGGAATAAAGATGCATTGCATAGGATAATGGCTCCTATATCACTAAAGTCTATACCTTTGTATAATGGCCAAAAATGTCATGTAAGCATGAATGACGCTAATGAGTTTGTTGTAAAAAATAAAGATAAGCATTTTGATTTGGTATATTTAGATCCTCCATATAATCAGCATCAATATGGAAGTAATTATCATTTGCTAAACACAATAGCTTTATGGGATAAACCAGCAATAAATAAAAATATATATATAAACGGTAAAAAAACAGATAAAGGCGGAATAAGAAAAGATTGGGTAAAAACTAAGTCTATGTACTGTTATAAGAAAACCGCAAAGGATACTTTAATAAATTTATTAGATAATATAGATTCTAAGCATATAGTTATGAGTTATTCTACTGACGGAATAATAGAGTATGATGATTTAATTTCAATACTTGAAAGCAGAGGTAAATTGGATATTGTTACTTCTGAATATACTAAATATAGAGGTGCTAAAAGATCCATAGTTAATAAAACTAAAAATATAGAATATTTATTTGTAGTAGATACTTCAAAAACAAGTTACAGCAGTGTTAATAAAAAATTAAGGTATATAGATAATATAAGATTAAAGATGGATAATCCTTTAGATTGTTCTAAGGATAATCTAATATTTGATTATGATAAAGATGATATTATAGTATTAAATTTAAAATATTCTGTTCATATAATAAATAAAGATGAAATATGTGATAAACTTAAATATAAAAGTTTAGAATATATAAAAATGTTTTCTATATTTTTGGATAAATATACTAGAGATAATAATATTGATGCATTGAAGATTTATTTTTATCATATTAATGCAGCCATACTAGCTAATGATATAAGGCTTATAAAATATTTTGGTGAATATATACTTCAAATTTATAGCAGGTTATGTTCTAGAAAATCCAATGAATACCTTATTGATATTACAAATAGTATTTTGGATATTTTGTCGTATTCGAATGATGAAATAAGCATTATTTCTAAGATAAAACAAAGAATAATTTATAATATAAAGCATTCAAATATTTCCGAAATTAATAAAAATAAATTACTTATTAGACTTGAAAAATAA
- a CDS encoding ABC transporter substrate-binding protein, translating to MKKTILVSILSIVLISLIISCSKENKQSVSLSNDTADKIRVAYLADFAGTSAAAIAQEKGFFKEENLDVELVKFLNGPSEVAAMLSGDIQFAYIGHGAHSLAIQGKVNVLFPNGLSKSEQIIVGKWANVSDLAGLKGKTVGTQLGTSGDIVLDIALRKVGLSKKDVNVVNMDVSGIVSSMIGKKVDAVSVWAPYTFEISKQLGDEAIVIASITNYLDEAVFPSSWIVTPGYQKNNSDIVNRFSKAIFKAMDYRTDNMDEAVEIVAKLNGTPADSVALEKETAIWLNSSDIKNAYMDGTAAKWYEAQQKIFLNSEVVTEVVDVNNYVQINYIIENVLK from the coding sequence ATGAAAAAAACTATATTAGTTTCTATTTTATCAATAGTATTAATTTCTTTAATAATATCATGTTCAAAAGAAAATAAACAATCTGTTTCTTTATCAAATGATACAGCTGATAAAATAAGAGTTGCATATCTTGCAGATTTTGCAGGAACTTCTGCAGCTGCTATAGCTCAAGAAAAAGGTTTCTTTAAAGAAGAAAATTTAGATGTAGAATTGGTAAAATTTTTAAATGGACCTTCTGAAGTTGCTGCTATGCTTTCAGGAGATATACAATTTGCCTATATAGGGCATGGTGCACACTCATTGGCTATTCAAGGTAAAGTTAATGTATTATTTCCTAATGGATTGAGTAAATCTGAACAGATTATAGTTGGTAAATGGGCTAATGTTAGTGATTTGGCAGGATTAAAAGGAAAAACAGTAGGTACTCAGCTTGGTACTTCTGGGGATATAGTATTAGATATTGCATTAAGAAAAGTTGGTCTTTCTAAAAAAGATGTTAATGTAGTTAATATGGATGTAAGCGGAATAGTATCTTCTATGATTGGTAAAAAAGTAGATGCTGTTTCTGTATGGGCACCTTATACTTTTGAAATTAGTAAACAGCTTGGAGATGAAGCTATTGTAATTGCATCTATTACAAATTATTTAGATGAAGCAGTATTTCCTAGCAGTTGGATAGTTACTCCTGGTTATCAAAAAAATAATTCTGATATAGTTAATAGATTCTCTAAAGCCATATTTAAAGCTATGGATTATAGAACTGATAATATGGATGAAGCAGTTGAAATAGTAGCTAAATTAAATGGAACTCCTGCTGATTCTGTTGCTTTAGAAAAAGAAACCGCTATATGGCTTAATTCATCTGATATAAAGAATGCTTATATGGATGGTACAGCTGCAAAATGGTACGAAGCTCAGCAAAAAATATTCTTAAACTCAGAAGTTGTTACTGAAGTAGTAGATGTTAATAACTATGTACAAATAAATTATATAATTGAAAATGTTCTAAAATAA
- a CDS encoding GNAT family N-acetyltransferase, producing the protein MFKIEKAGIENLDDISLLAKNIYLKYNSNLDTDEGISNVLTFISVNNMRLRFFMQGSLMLIAKNENDIIVGMLEITDFDHISLFFVDDKYFKLGIASSLFEEAKNILNSDKYTVKSSHYACEFYKKLGFVELYNDIQEENGVHFHYMIY; encoded by the coding sequence ATGTTTAAAATTGAGAAGGCGGGGATTGAAAATCTTGATGATATTTCTCTTCTCGCCAAAAATATATATTTGAAATACAATTCCAATTTAGATACAGATGAAGGAATCAGCAATGTATTAACTTTTATATCAGTTAATAATATGAGGCTAAGATTTTTTATGCAAGGCTCTTTAATGCTTATTGCTAAAAATGAAAATGATATAATAGTTGGAATGCTTGAGATAACAGATTTTGATCATATTTCCCTTTTTTTCGTAGACGACAAATATTTTAAATTAGGTATAGCCAGCAGTTTATTTGAAGAAGCAAAAAACATTTTAAATTCAGATAAATACACCGTAAAATCTAGTCATTATGCATGCGAATTCTATAAAAAATTAGGATTCGTAGAATTATATAATGATATTCAGGAAGAAAACGGAGTACATTTTCATTATATGATTTATTAG
- the yqeK gene encoding bis(5'-nucleosyl)-tetraphosphatase (symmetrical) YqeK gives MKEYNDQEKKIAEYIEKYLPFRAKHIFSTRDLSIQIAEKYNVDTNKASIAALCHDLGKRYKDDEMRKIILENDNKEYPNYITGALLHARVSSIITEKEFLINDKEILDAIESHTVGHGNMTMLEKIIYASDYLEPTRNIPAADKIREKIFTDFDNAFLEVVLESINFVLSKRQYLSDKTIELYNSLVIK, from the coding sequence ATGAAAGAATACAATGATCAGGAAAAAAAAATAGCTGAATATATAGAAAAATATTTACCATTCAGAGCAAAACATATATTTTCTACAAGAGATCTTTCCATTCAAATAGCAGAAAAATATAATGTTGATACAAATAAAGCCTCCATTGCTGCATTATGTCATGATTTAGGAAAGAGATATAAAGATGATGAAATGCGTAAAATAATACTTGAAAACGATAATAAAGAATATCCAAATTATATAACAGGTGCTTTACTACATGCCAGAGTAAGTTCTATAATCACAGAAAAAGAATTCTTAATAAATGACAAGGAAATTTTAGATGCAATAGAAAGTCATACAGTAGGACATGGAAATATGACTATGTTAGAAAAGATAATATATGCATCCGATTATCTAGAGCCTACAAGAAATATACCTGCCGCTGACAAAATAAGAGAGAAAATTTTTACTGATTTTGATAATGCATTTTTAGAAGTGGTGTTGGAATCTATAAATTTTGTTTTGAGTAAAAGGCAGTATTTATCAGATAAAACCATAGAACTTTATAATTCATTAGTTATTAAATAA
- a CDS encoding ABC transporter substrate-binding protein produces the protein MNKKNIILLFIMILFVSCEEKIEKVEDTAAKKIYPVRVGYMPDFSGSSAVAIAKEKGYFDEENLDVELIEFLDGPSEVEEMILKNLDFAYIGHGAHSLAIEGKVNVLFPNGLSKSEQIIVRNSSQIESVKDLRGKKIGTQLGTSSEILLYLALQSLGIKTNEVDIINMDGNTIVESMIDGSIDAGSVQAPYTFEILNTLGNEVKSIATTVDYSDVGSFPSSWIVTPSYQNSNAEIVKRFSRAILKAMDYRQLNMSETVKLVSDMNNKTTEEVDLERETAVWLSGDDIKKAYTNGDASKWYKTQQNIFIYTKTITNNVDINNYVQIKYMVDNVLSE, from the coding sequence ATGAATAAAAAGAACATTATATTATTATTTATTATGATACTATTTGTATCATGTGAAGAAAAAATTGAAAAAGTAGAAGATACTGCAGCTAAAAAGATATATCCAGTAAGAGTTGGATATATGCCTGATTTTTCTGGATCATCTGCTGTAGCTATAGCAAAAGAAAAAGGATATTTTGATGAAGAAAATTTAGATGTTGAATTAATAGAGTTTTTAGATGGTCCTTCTGAAGTTGAAGAGATGATTTTGAAAAATTTAGATTTTGCTTATATAGGACATGGGGCACATTCATTAGCTATTGAAGGAAAAGTTAATGTATTGTTTCCTAATGGTTTAAGTAAATCTGAACAAATTATAGTAAGAAATTCATCTCAAATAGAATCAGTTAAAGATTTAAGAGGTAAAAAAATTGGTACTCAATTAGGAACTTCTTCAGAAATTTTACTATATTTAGCTCTTCAGTCATTGGGTATTAAAACAAATGAGGTAGATATTATAAATATGGATGGAAATACAATAGTGGAATCTATGATAGATGGTAGTATTGATGCCGGTTCTGTACAAGCTCCTTATACTTTTGAGATATTAAATACTCTTGGAAATGAAGTAAAATCTATTGCAACAACTGTTGATTATTCTGATGTTGGATCTTTTCCCAGCAGTTGGATAGTTACACCTTCCTATCAAAATAGCAATGCTGAGATAGTCAAGAGATTTTCAAGAGCTATACTTAAAGCTATGGATTATAGACAGCTTAATATGAGTGAAACTGTAAAATTGGTTTCTGATATGAATAATAAAACAACTGAAGAAGTTGATTTAGAAAGAGAAACAGCAGTATGGCTTTCTGGAGATGATATAAAAAAAGCATATACTAATGGAGATGCTTCTAAATGGTATAAAACACAGCAAAATATATTTATTTATACTAAGACCATTACAAATAATGTAGATATTAATAATTATGTACAGATAAAGTATATGGTTGATAATGTATTAAGTGAATAA
- the hflX gene encoding GTPase HflX encodes MNNDNLKKAYIIFVTDSRQYRNSKINIDNILNELAMLCDTAGYEVVNKYSFIQPKITAGTYIGTGKLESLKESAAIDNVEYFIFDNELSGSQVNAIEEGSNITALTRTEIILEIFALRAKTMTAKMQVELAFLEFEYPRLKGKRTNLSQIKGGIGLRGGAGEKQLEYDRRRARERIHKLKFQLSKVEKSASTGRKGRENTFRIAIVGYTNAGKSTLFNLLCKESVYVEDKLFATLDTHTRKLYLSDDTPLEVIISDTVGFIDRLPHTLVASFKSTLSEVVEADLLLHLSDASDENIEEKLLHVESIIKEIDASHIKRIVIFNKSDCIDEVQKNKILTSYDDAMFISAKNNTNIETLRKKILDIILELNTNNNELPS; translated from the coding sequence ATGAATAACGATAATCTAAAAAAAGCGTATATAATATTTGTAACCGACAGCAGACAATACAGAAACAGCAAAATAAATATAGATAATATTCTAAATGAACTTGCTATGCTATGCGATACTGCTGGTTATGAAGTTGTAAATAAATATTCATTCATACAGCCTAAAATAACAGCCGGAACTTATATTGGTACAGGAAAATTGGAAAGTTTAAAAGAGAGTGCGGCGATTGATAATGTAGAATATTTCATATTCGATAATGAGCTTAGCGGTTCTCAGGTAAATGCTATAGAAGAAGGTTCTAATATAACAGCTCTCACAAGAACAGAAATAATATTAGAAATATTTGCATTACGTGCTAAAACTATGACAGCAAAAATGCAGGTGGAATTAGCTTTTTTAGAATTTGAATATCCAAGATTAAAAGGTAAAAGAACTAATCTAAGCCAAATAAAAGGCGGTATAGGATTAAGAGGCGGAGCCGGAGAAAAACAGCTTGAATATGACAGAAGAAGAGCAAGAGAGCGTATACATAAATTAAAATTTCAATTAAGCAAAGTAGAAAAATCAGCAAGTACAGGAAGAAAAGGAAGAGAAAATACATTTAGAATAGCAATAGTTGGATATACCAATGCCGGCAAAAGCACATTATTTAATCTGCTTTGCAAAGAATCTGTTTATGTTGAAGATAAATTATTTGCTACATTAGATACTCATACTAGAAAACTATATTTAAGCGATGATACTCCTTTAGAAGTTATAATAAGCGATACTGTAGGATTCATAGATAGGCTTCCTCATACTTTAGTGGCCTCATTTAAATCTACATTATCAGAAGTTGTTGAAGCGGATTTACTTCTGCATTTATCAGATGCAAGCGATGAAAATATAGAAGAAAAACTTCTGCATGTAGAGAGCATAATAAAAGAAATAGATGCCTCTCATATAAAAAGAATAGTGATATTTAATAAATCCGACTGCATAGACGAAGTACAAAAAAATAAAATATTAACTTCTTATGATGATGCTATGTTTATAAGTGCTAAAAACAATACAAATATAGAAACTTTAAGAAAGAAAATACTAGATATTATATTAGAATTAAATACTAATAATAATGAATTACCTTCTTAA
- a CDS encoding ROK family transcriptional regulator: MKRLKAKNLKEQNYIDIVKLLKIGNYSRADLAYNLELSKASISVLVDDLINMGIVYEKCDGESSSLGGKKPILLDINKNIGYFLAVHFRRELCNVAIVNLENEIIEQCSLNVNINDDYKITFNPIIKKIKELKNKHKNKKIFAIGMSVPGKISKQNNNMLVDCMGIPEWRNIPLKEYIEQNTGIDVIIDRYACAMLTYGMLEEMKKYMPIQTSSVYIYLGNWIGVSVSNNGSILYGTHDTAANYSHTIVTDSDYICMCGKKGCWESVASINAFMKELQSKNSKYKNLSYEEIIKNHIDDDIVIETYKNFSAYWVSIGIYNIVNTFDPETIFIGGEMLYLGEDFINEIKNNINNKYNSYNFLTEINFINNFKDIEIYAAASVAIYDFYNYSLYKYLSK, translated from the coding sequence ATGAAAAGATTAAAAGCAAAAAATTTAAAAGAACAAAATTATATTGATATAGTAAAGCTATTAAAAATAGGAAATTATTCAAGAGCTGATTTAGCTTATAATTTAGAATTAAGCAAAGCAAGTATATCTGTACTAGTAGATGATTTAATTAATATGGGTATAGTATATGAAAAGTGTGACGGAGAATCATCTTCTCTTGGAGGTAAAAAACCTATATTATTAGATATAAATAAGAACATAGGATATTTTCTAGCTGTACATTTTAGAAGAGAACTATGCAATGTAGCTATAGTTAATTTAGAAAATGAAATAATAGAACAATGTTCATTAAATGTAAATATAAATGATGATTATAAAATAACATTCAATCCAATAATCAAAAAAATTAAAGAATTAAAAAATAAACATAAAAATAAAAAAATATTTGCCATAGGGATGTCAGTACCTGGTAAAATAAGTAAACAAAATAATAATATGCTTGTAGATTGTATGGGGATACCTGAATGGAGAAATATACCATTAAAAGAATATATAGAACAAAATACTGGTATTGATGTTATAATTGATAGATATGCATGTGCTATGCTTACATATGGTATGCTTGAAGAGATGAAAAAGTATATGCCAATACAAACTTCATCTGTATATATTTATTTGGGTAATTGGATTGGAGTATCTGTTTCTAATAATGGTTCAATTTTATATGGAACACATGATACAGCTGCTAACTATTCGCATACTATAGTAACTGATTCAGACTATATTTGTATGTGCGGTAAAAAAGGATGCTGGGAATCTGTTGCTAGCATAAATGCATTTATGAAAGAACTTCAAAGTAAAAATAGCAAATATAAGAATTTAAGTTATGAAGAAATTATTAAAAATCATATAGACGATGATATTGTAATTGAAACTTATAAAAATTTTTCAGCTTATTGGGTTTCAATAGGAATATATAATATAGTTAATACTTTTGACCCTGAAACAATATTTATAGGTGGAGAAATGCTTTATTTGGGTGAAGATTTTATTAATGAAATAAAAAATAATATTAATAATAAATATAATTCTTATAACTTTCTTACAGAAATCAACTTTATTAATAATTTTAAAGATATAGAAATATATGCAGCTGCTTCTGTAGCTATATATGATTTTTATAATTATAGTCTTTATAAATATTTATCTAAGTAA
- a CDS encoding CAP domain-containing protein, with translation MINILIKMFIIIVCSASFLSAQNYNDDVNSMLKIFNEIRDNENLYPFEIDDRLNNIADTRSKELAINFSHIRPNNTKYDELLYENRIIVFSSDENIAYRFKNAETVASYWMNSNKYKVNILSSKFTHIGVAHYAINGEDFWVVIFAQLRR, from the coding sequence ATGATTAATATTTTAATAAAGATGTTTATTATCATTGTATGTAGTGCTAGCTTTTTATCAGCACAAAATTATAATGATGATGTTAATTCTATGTTGAAGATATTCAATGAAATAAGGGATAATGAAAATTTATATCCATTTGAGATTGATGATAGATTAAACAATATTGCTGATACTAGATCTAAAGAACTTGCTATCAATTTTTCACATATAAGACCTAATAATACAAAATATGATGAATTGCTTTATGAAAATAGAATAATTGTTTTTTCATCTGATGAAAATATCGCTTACAGATTTAAAAATGCTGAAACCGTTGCTAGTTATTGGATGAATTCTAATAAATACAAAGTTAATATTTTAAGCAGTAAATTTACCCATATAGGAGTGGCTCATTATGCTATTAATGGTGAGGATTTTTGGGTAGTTATATTTGCTCAATTAAGAAGGTAA